Proteins encoded together in one Sulfitobacter pontiacus window:
- a CDS encoding MBL fold metallo-hydrolase gives MKFSRTSPSTGPGSPEVTGFYDDDTGSIQYLVADPATSKAAVIDVVLGFSPQSAATDTQHVDTILRHAEAAGYEIEWILDTHPHADHLMASHVLKQRLNKPNAIGAKVTEIAELWRDYYNMPDAFDPAADFDHLFEDGDTFTIGELSVRVMLSPGHTLGSITYVVGSDAAFVHDSFMQTDVGTARADFPGGTAAELYQSLQDILALPDATRLFIGHDYGTEYRSQPMWESTVAEQRRHNAHIGGGVSQQSFVDQREARDKTLALPDRMLHVLQMNLRAGRLPEAEDDGHAYLKIPVNRF, from the coding sequence GTGAAGTTTTCACGCACCAGCCCCTCGACCGGCCCCGGTTCCCCTGAAGTGACCGGTTTTTACGATGACGATACCGGCAGCATCCAATATCTGGTGGCGGATCCGGCGACCTCCAAGGCGGCGGTGATCGACGTGGTTCTGGGCTTCAGCCCACAAAGTGCGGCGACTGACACGCAGCATGTCGATACCATCCTGCGCCACGCGGAAGCCGCGGGCTACGAGATCGAATGGATCCTCGACACCCACCCCCATGCGGACCATCTCATGGCCTCGCACGTATTGAAGCAACGGCTAAACAAGCCCAATGCCATCGGGGCCAAGGTGACAGAGATCGCAGAGCTCTGGCGTGACTATTACAACATGCCCGACGCCTTTGACCCCGCCGCCGATTTCGACCATTTGTTCGAGGATGGCGATACATTCACCATCGGCGAGCTGTCCGTGCGGGTGATGCTGTCGCCGGGGCACACGTTGGGGTCGATCACCTATGTTGTAGGCTCTGACGCGGCCTTTGTGCATGACAGCTTTATGCAGACTGACGTGGGCACAGCGCGCGCCGATTTTCCGGGTGGCACCGCGGCTGAACTCTACCAGTCCCTGCAAGATATCCTTGCCCTGCCGGATGCCACGCGTCTGTTCATCGGCCATGACTATGGCACCGAGTATCGCAGCCAACCCATGTGGGAATCCACCGTGGCCGAACAACGCCGGCACAACGCCCATATCGGCGGTGGCGTGTCGCAGCAAAGCTTCGTCGACCAACGCGAGGCGCGGGACAAAACCCTCGCGCTGCCCGACCGGATGCTGCATGTCTTGCAGATGAACCTTAGGGCGGGGCGCTTGCCGGAGGCGGAAGACGACGGTCACGCTTACCTCAAGATACCGGTCAATCGGTTCTGA
- a CDS encoding ABC transporter permease — translation MLTFTIRRLLLSIPTLLFISLVIFLLLQLAPGDPMAQVPLTVPPEVKQKMREALGLGQPIYVQYYKWLIQFFWVEPQVFIDWATRDSFLLGWLPDTSLSTFIDPDTGAVRPVQRAISWQTRSPIMDIVIQRMPQTLWVVGLSYIVGILIAIPIGIYSAYRHYSLFDQAGTFVTMIGFSIPPFFTGPLLIVIFSVSLGWLPSIYDTTHVVTDWESFKIQFMQMIMPVMVLALQTTAQISRYMRGAMLDNLNQDYVRTARAKGLREKSVVLVHVLRNSMIPVVTVIALGMPAIFGGAIITENVFKVNGIGQLLLTALFANDLPMVMTLTFIFAILIVLFNLIADVLYGLLDPRIRYD, via the coding sequence ATGCTGACCTTCACCATTCGTCGACTACTTTTGTCGATACCAACGCTTTTGTTTATCAGCCTGGTAATCTTCCTGCTGTTGCAACTGGCCCCCGGCGATCCGATGGCCCAGGTGCCGCTGACAGTCCCACCAGAGGTAAAACAGAAAATGCGCGAGGCGCTTGGCCTCGGGCAGCCGATCTATGTGCAATACTATAAATGGCTGATCCAGTTCTTCTGGGTTGAACCGCAGGTCTTCATCGACTGGGCCACCCGCGACAGCTTCCTGCTGGGCTGGCTGCCCGACACCAGCCTGTCGACCTTTATTGACCCCGACACAGGTGCTGTGCGCCCCGTACAGCGTGCGATCAGCTGGCAGACCCGCAGCCCGATCATGGATATCGTGATCCAGCGGATGCCGCAGACGCTTTGGGTGGTTGGGCTTAGCTATATCGTGGGCATCCTGATCGCGATACCGATTGGCATCTATTCGGCCTACCGTCACTATTCACTATTCGATCAAGCGGGCACCTTTGTCACCATGATCGGCTTTTCGATCCCGCCCTTCTTCACCGGGCCGCTGCTGATCGTGATTTTCTCGGTCTCGCTGGGGTGGTTGCCGTCGATCTATGACACGACCCATGTCGTGACCGACTGGGAGAGTTTCAAAATCCAGTTCATGCAGATGATCATGCCCGTGATGGTGCTGGCGCTGCAAACCACCGCACAGATCAGCCGCTATATGCGCGGCGCGATGCTGGACAACCTGAACCAGGACTATGTGCGCACCGCCCGCGCCAAGGGGCTGCGCGAGAAATCGGTCGTTCTGGTCCATGTGCTGCGCAACTCGATGATCCCAGTGGTCACGGTGATTGCCCTTGGCATGCCCGCGATCTTTGGCGGCGCGATCATTACCGAGAATGTGTTCAAAGTGAATGGGATCGGGCAGCTGCTGCTGACCGCGCTTTTTGCCAACGACCTGCCGATGGTGATGACGCTGACCTTTATCTTCGCCATCCTCATCGTTCTATTCAACCTGATTGCCGATGTTCTATACGGCCTGCTTGACCCAAGGATCCGCTATGACTGA
- a CDS encoding YeeE/YedE family protein, which translates to MFEQFGFETTTPQQAAVWFALAVGVIFGILGQITKFCFRRSLIGEDRRAAKGVWLTALAFAVLGTQVAVAMGWISFAEHRFMVPDVPYLAIGIGGLLFGAGMVLTRGCISRLTILAGSGNLRAALVVVVFAVVAHATLKGVLAPMRVALGGVTLGLGDYVSLAALPGGVMLWGGLIVVAALAVALRSGNRWTHLVMAAMIGLLVPLAWVGTGFILFDAFDPIAMESLSFTSPSADALFWVVASSSIPAGFGVGLLGGVALGACASSLIFGGFGWQSFETPAQTGRYLTGAALMGVGGVLAGGCTLGAGLSGVPTLSLAAILAIVMIGVGVLAMHAFLRATPAGS; encoded by the coding sequence ATGTTTGAACAATTCGGTTTTGAGACCACCACACCGCAACAGGCGGCTGTCTGGTTCGCGCTGGCGGTTGGGGTGATTTTTGGCATACTCGGGCAGATTACCAAATTCTGTTTTCGCCGCTCTCTGATTGGCGAGGACCGGCGCGCCGCCAAAGGGGTCTGGCTGACAGCGCTGGCCTTTGCCGTCCTGGGGACGCAGGTCGCGGTCGCCATGGGCTGGATCAGCTTTGCCGAACACCGCTTTATGGTGCCGGATGTGCCCTATCTCGCGATTGGCATCGGCGGCCTGCTTTTTGGCGCGGGGATGGTGTTGACGCGGGGCTGTATCTCTCGGCTGACCATTCTGGCGGGCTCCGGCAATTTGCGCGCGGCGTTGGTCGTGGTTGTCTTTGCCGTTGTGGCCCATGCCACGTTGAAAGGCGTGCTGGCCCCGATGCGCGTGGCGCTTGGCGGTGTGACCCTTGGGCTTGGCGATTACGTCAGCCTTGCCGCCCTGCCCGGGGGGGTGATGCTATGGGGCGGGCTGATCGTGGTGGCGGCCCTTGCCGTGGCGCTGCGATCGGGCAATCGCTGGACCCATCTGGTGATGGCGGCAATGATTGGCCTGCTGGTCCCGCTGGCCTGGGTCGGGACGGGGTTTATCCTGTTTGACGCATTCGACCCGATCGCGATGGAAAGCCTGTCGTTCACCTCTCCTTCGGCCGATGCGCTGTTCTGGGTGGTGGCCAGCAGTTCGATCCCCGCGGGCTTTGGCGTCGGGCTTTTGGGGGGCGTGGCTCTGGGGGCCTGCGCGTCGAGCCTGATCTTTGGCGGCTTTGGCTGGCAAAGCTTCGAGACACCCGCCCAGACGGGCCGCTATCTGACCGGAGCGGCTTTGATGGGTGTGGGCGGTGTACTGGCGGGTGGCTGCACGCTGGGGGCCGGATTGTCCGGCGTGCCCACGCTGTCCCTTGCCGCTATCCTTGCGATTGTGATGATCGGTGTCGGCGTGCTGGCGATGCATGCCTTCCTGCGCGCAACACCAGCGGGCAGCTGA
- a CDS encoding Re/Si-specific NAD(P)(+) transhydrogenase subunit alpha has product MKIGTPKETFEGENRVAMTPESALQLQKLGHSCMIEAGAGEAAGFSNDKYVEAGVEVIDTAAELWETADVVAKVRVPNTEEMAMLRSDQTLISFFSPVADEAKMKEAAEKGTTVVAMEMIPRISRAQKMDALSSMANIAGYRAVIEAGNNFGRFFTGQITAAGKVPPAKVLVVGAGVAGLAAIGTSTSLGAITLAFDVRPEVAEQVESMGAEFVYLDFEEEQQDGSASGGYASVSSPEFREAQLAKFRELAPEVDIVITTALIPNREAPELWTEDMVAAMKPGSVIVDLAAEKGGNCKLTKMDEKIVTENGVTIIGYTDFPSRMATQASTLYSTNIRHLLTDLTPAKDGVINHNMEDDVIRGATITHDKEVTFPPPPPKVAAIAAAPKKDKPKELTAEEKRANEVAAFKAQTRNQVGLLAIGGVLLLAVGLVAPASFMQHFIVFVLSVFIGFQVIWGVAHSLHTPLMAVTNAISSIIILGAVMQIGSGSFLVIILAALSVFMCGINIFGGFLVTRRMLAMFQKS; this is encoded by the coding sequence TTGAAGATCGGGACGCCAAAAGAAACATTTGAAGGGGAAAATCGCGTTGCGATGACCCCGGAATCAGCGCTGCAGCTGCAAAAGCTTGGTCATAGCTGTATGATCGAAGCTGGCGCAGGCGAGGCGGCTGGTTTTTCCAACGATAAATATGTCGAAGCCGGGGTAGAGGTGATCGACACGGCGGCCGAGCTTTGGGAGACGGCGGATGTCGTGGCCAAGGTCCGCGTCCCCAACACCGAAGAAATGGCAATGCTGCGGTCCGACCAGACGCTGATCTCTTTCTTCAGCCCTGTGGCCGATGAGGCCAAGATGAAAGAGGCGGCCGAGAAAGGCACTACTGTCGTCGCGATGGAGATGATCCCCCGGATCAGCCGCGCGCAGAAAATGGATGCGCTGTCGTCCATGGCGAACATCGCGGGCTACCGTGCGGTGATCGAGGCAGGCAACAACTTTGGCCGCTTCTTTACCGGTCAGATCACGGCGGCGGGCAAGGTGCCTCCGGCGAAGGTTCTGGTTGTCGGTGCCGGTGTTGCCGGTCTGGCCGCGATCGGGACGTCCACATCCCTTGGCGCGATCACGCTGGCCTTTGACGTGCGCCCCGAAGTGGCTGAACAGGTTGAATCGATGGGGGCCGAGTTTGTCTACCTCGATTTCGAGGAAGAGCAGCAGGACGGCTCCGCCTCCGGTGGCTATGCCTCTGTTTCCTCGCCTGAATTCCGCGAGGCGCAGCTGGCCAAGTTCCGCGAGCTGGCCCCCGAGGTTGATATCGTCATCACCACCGCCCTGATCCCCAACCGCGAAGCGCCTGAGCTGTGGACCGAAGATATGGTCGCCGCGATGAAGCCCGGTTCGGTGATCGTCGATCTGGCGGCGGAAAAGGGCGGCAACTGCAAGCTGACCAAGATGGACGAGAAAATCGTGACCGAGAATGGCGTGACCATCATCGGCTATACTGATTTCCCAAGCCGGATGGCAACGCAAGCCTCGACGCTGTATTCCACCAACATCCGGCATTTGTTGACCGATCTGACGCCCGCAAAAGACGGTGTGATCAACCACAACATGGAAGACGACGTGATCCGCGGGGCGACCATCACCCATGACAAGGAAGTCACCTTCCCGCCGCCGCCACCGAAAGTGGCAGCGATTGCGGCGGCTCCGAAGAAAGACAAGCCGAAAGAGCTGACAGCGGAAGAGAAACGCGCCAACGAAGTGGCCGCGTTCAAGGCACAAACCCGCAATCAGGTCGGCCTGCTGGCCATCGGTGGCGTGCTGCTGTTGGCGGTGGGTCTGGTCGCGCCGGCCAGCTTTATGCAGCACTTTATCGTATTCGTGCTGTCCGTGTTTATCGGCTTCCAGGTGATCTGGGGTGTGGCACACAGCCTTCACACACCGCTGATGGCTGTGACCAATGCGATTTCGTCGATCATCATTCTGGGGGCGGTCATGCAGATCGGGTCCGGGTCGTTCCTGGTGATTATTCTGGCCGCGCTGTCGGTCTTTATGTGCGGGATCAACATCTTTGGTGGCTTCCTCGTGACACGGCGCATGCTTGCCATGTTCCAAAAATCGTAA
- a CDS encoding gamma-glutamyl-gamma-aminobutyrate hydrolase family protein, which produces MARPVVGIVGNTSLLNDQYPIHAAGTMNTIAVAQVSGCLPLIIPSDPSLVSVEELLETCDGFLLTGGRPNVHPEEYGEPATEAHGTFDRARDAIALGLVRACVERGQPFFGVCRGFQEVNVAMGGTLYPEIRELPGRMNHRMPPDGTMEQKFELRHDVTFTQGGVFHEVLGAPKVRTNTLHGQGIKAAGPRVVIDGFAEDGTPEAIYIKDAPGFTLAVQWHPEWDAGNDPVSRPLFERFGAAAQAWADSKHQRMLKSA; this is translated from the coding sequence ATGGCGCGTCCTGTTGTTGGTATTGTCGGAAACACCAGCCTGTTGAACGATCAATATCCGATCCACGCCGCCGGCACGATGAACACCATCGCGGTGGCGCAGGTGTCTGGCTGTTTGCCCCTGATCATCCCGAGCGACCCGTCGCTTGTGTCGGTGGAAGAGCTGTTGGAGACCTGCGACGGCTTTTTGCTGACCGGCGGGCGGCCCAATGTGCACCCCGAGGAATACGGCGAACCCGCGACCGAGGCGCATGGCACCTTTGACCGTGCGCGCGACGCTATCGCCCTGGGGCTGGTGCGCGCCTGCGTTGAACGCGGGCAGCCGTTCTTTGGTGTCTGCCGGGGGTTCCAAGAGGTGAATGTCGCCATGGGTGGCACGCTTTACCCCGAAATCCGTGAGCTACCCGGCCGTATGAACCACCGCATGCCCCCCGATGGCACGATGGAGCAGAAGTTCGAGCTGCGCCACGACGTGACCTTTACCCAAGGGGGCGTCTTCCACGAGGTCTTAGGGGCCCCGAAGGTGCGGACGAATACCTTGCACGGGCAGGGGATCAAGGCGGCGGGCCCGCGTGTGGTGATCGATGGTTTTGCCGAAGACGGCACGCCAGAGGCGATATATATCAAGGATGCGCCGGGGTTTACCCTTGCCGTGCAGTGGCACCCAGAATGGGACGCGGGCAATGATCCGGTGTCGCGTCCCCTGTTTGAACGCTTTGGTGCGGCGGCGCAGGCCTGGGCGGACAGCAAGCATCAGCGAATGTTGAAATCCGCCTGA
- a CDS encoding ABC transporter permease: MTEQATPASPIEADIELYGALVDKEPQKPPRSQWIDVWQQFRKHKGAVFGGGFLLFITLAVLFGPYLWDVDPKALDIRNKNWRPVYQLLFDSEAKAGWAHPFGTDQLGRDIMAQMIAGGRVSMAVGWLAMGLALVIGSAIGVISGYFKRLDFWLMRFTDLVLSLPILPLTLLAVTLFRQPLNARFGPEGGMFILIVGIIGLTSWMQTARIVRGDILALKEREFILAARSIGTRSGKIIRKHLLPNVISPIMVSATLGLATAIITESALSFLGVGFPSDYPTWGKLLSDAVSRMQEFPERVILPGVAISLTVLSVNYLGDGLRDALDPRLRGR; encoded by the coding sequence ATGACTGAGCAAGCCACCCCCGCAAGCCCGATCGAGGCCGACATCGAACTCTATGGCGCGCTGGTCGATAAAGAGCCGCAAAAGCCGCCGCGCAGCCAGTGGATCGACGTCTGGCAGCAGTTCCGCAAGCACAAGGGCGCTGTCTTTGGCGGAGGCTTCTTGCTGTTCATCACCCTCGCGGTGTTGTTCGGCCCCTACCTTTGGGATGTCGACCCCAAGGCGTTGGATATCCGCAACAAGAACTGGCGCCCCGTGTATCAACTGCTGTTCGACAGCGAGGCCAAGGCCGGTTGGGCGCATCCCTTTGGCACCGACCAGCTGGGCCGTGATATCATGGCACAGATGATCGCCGGCGGGCGGGTGTCTATGGCGGTGGGCTGGCTGGCCATGGGACTGGCGCTGGTCATCGGATCGGCCATCGGCGTCATCTCGGGCTATTTCAAACGGCTCGATTTCTGGCTGATGCGCTTTACCGATCTGGTTCTGTCGCTGCCGATCCTGCCGCTGACGCTGCTGGCGGTGACCCTGTTCCGGCAGCCGCTCAACGCACGGTTTGGCCCCGAAGGCGGGATGTTCATCCTAATCGTCGGCATCATCGGTCTGACCTCGTGGATGCAGACCGCGCGGATCGTGCGCGGTGACATTCTGGCGCTGAAAGAGCGCGAGTTCATCCTCGCCGCGCGGTCCATCGGGACGCGGTCGGGCAAGATCATCCGCAAGCACCTGCTGCCCAACGTCATCTCTCCGATCATGGTCTCGGCCACGCTGGGACTGGCGACCGCGATCATCACCGAAAGCGCGCTGAGCTTTCTGGGCGTCGGCTTCCCGTCGGACTATCCGACATGGGGCAAGCTCTTGTCCGATGCCGTGTCACGGATGCAGGAATTCCCCGAGCGGGTGATCCTGCCCGGCGTCGCGATCTCGCTGACCGTGCTGAGCGTGAACTATCTTGGCGACGGGCTACGTGACGCGCTGGACCCGCGGCTGCGCGGACGGTGA
- a CDS encoding SDR family NAD(P)-dependent oxidoreductase: MDLQGKHALITGGGTGIGLDIARDLAARGAHVTITGRRQEVLDEVAGDNMTGMAMDVRSEEDVVAKIAAAVKAHGPIQICIPNAGIAEGKAVHKTDMEFWRNMMSTNLDGAFLTIRESLKTMRDTDWGRVIAISSMAGLKGLPGAAAYSASKHGMIGLVKSLAADYLGQPYTFNAICPGYVDTPIVSRNTASISERAGISEEKARAIMVNSNPHKRLIEVSEVTAAAAWLTGPGSQSINGQCIQVTGGEM; encoded by the coding sequence ATGGACCTACAGGGAAAACACGCGCTGATCACGGGCGGCGGCACCGGCATCGGGCTGGACATCGCGCGGGATCTGGCCGCACGGGGCGCACATGTGACCATCACTGGCCGCCGCCAAGAGGTGCTGGACGAGGTCGCAGGCGACAATATGACCGGCATGGCAATGGACGTGCGCAGCGAGGAAGACGTGGTCGCCAAGATCGCCGCCGCCGTCAAAGCCCACGGTCCGATCCAGATCTGCATCCCCAACGCCGGCATCGCCGAGGGCAAGGCCGTGCATAAAACCGACATGGAATTCTGGCGCAATATGATGTCGACCAATCTCGACGGTGCTTTTCTGACCATCCGCGAATCGCTCAAAACCATGCGCGATACCGACTGGGGCCGCGTCATCGCGATCTCTTCCATGGCGGGCCTGAAGGGTCTGCCCGGGGCTGCGGCCTATTCGGCGTCGAAACACGGGATGATCGGTTTGGTCAAATCGCTGGCGGCGGATTATCTGGGGCAACCCTATACGTTCAACGCGATCTGCCCCGGCTATGTCGACACGCCCATCGTGTCGCGCAATACGGCGTCGATCTCGGAACGTGCTGGTATCTCGGAAGAAAAAGCGCGCGCGATCATGGTCAACTCCAACCCGCACAAGCGTCTGATCGAGGTGTCCGAGGTCACAGCCGCGGCCGCATGGCTCACCGGTCCGGGGTCGCAAAGCATCAACGGTCAATGCATCCAGGTCACCGGCGGCGAGATGTAA
- a CDS encoding DUF3422 family protein produces the protein MPALDDHPLRYTLNSELHARPFPSLTAPHVAAYLAVRPLGEAARRDRSVDLQQLRDLLAHYGAPLPAADATHYFGPMGKYTLKWEQHTEFVTYTVFLDQLGQRPFDPAEFDVFPQDWRAGLNAQRITSILLRLVPRPPQDAQIAEALQDWFVPESLAVASVLEDAAVIASDFRIDPAGHMRMAIFASEGTGSRRLGRIVQRLCEIETYKSMSMLGFAKVREFAGQLDRIDAELNDLMAGMAGTSAMAEDTLHRLLDISVGLEALSADASYRLGATEAYQAIVAQRIGALRETRFMARQGFDEFMMRRYEPAMRTVTSSETRLNKMSARASRAAELLRTRVDVERSAQNQAILASMDKRSDLQLRLQHTVEGLSVVAISYYAVSLVGYMLYPLADRIGVSKGTLSAGAVPVVVVLVWGLLRRLRHKIK, from the coding sequence GTGCCCGCCCTCGACGATCACCCCCTGCGCTATACGCTCAATAGCGAGCTGCACGCCCGCCCGTTCCCCTCGCTCACCGCACCCCATGTTGCGGCCTATCTGGCCGTGCGCCCCTTGGGGGAGGCCGCGCGGCGGGACCGGTCTGTCGATCTGCAACAGCTTCGTGATCTCTTGGCCCATTATGGTGCGCCGCTGCCCGCCGCGGACGCGACCCATTATTTCGGCCCGATGGGGAAATACACGCTGAAGTGGGAGCAGCATACCGAATTCGTGACCTATACCGTGTTTCTGGATCAGCTCGGCCAGCGCCCCTTTGATCCGGCAGAGTTTGATGTCTTCCCGCAGGATTGGCGCGCGGGCCTGAACGCGCAGCGGATCACCTCTATTCTGCTGCGGCTGGTGCCCCGTCCGCCACAGGACGCGCAGATCGCCGAGGCGTTGCAAGACTGGTTCGTCCCCGAAAGCCTCGCCGTGGCATCGGTGCTTGAAGATGCTGCCGTCATCGCCAGCGATTTCCGTATCGACCCCGCGGGCCACATGCGCATGGCAATCTTTGCCAGCGAAGGCACGGGCAGCCGCCGCTTGGGCCGCATCGTGCAACGTCTGTGCGAGATAGAGACCTATAAATCCATGTCGATGCTCGGTTTTGCCAAGGTGCGCGAATTCGCGGGGCAGTTGGACCGTATCGATGCAGAGCTGAACGATCTGATGGCGGGTATGGCAGGCACCTCTGCCATGGCCGAAGACACGCTGCACCGGCTGCTGGATATCTCTGTCGGGCTAGAGGCGCTTTCGGCCGATGCGTCTTACCGTCTGGGCGCGACAGAGGCGTATCAAGCTATCGTCGCACAGCGGATCGGGGCTTTGCGCGAAACGCGGTTCATGGCGCGGCAAGGGTTTGATGAATTCATGATGCGCCGCTACGAGCCTGCGATGCGTACGGTCACATCCTCGGAAACACGGCTCAATAAAATGTCCGCCCGCGCCAGCCGCGCGGCCGAATTGTTGCGGACACGGGTCGATGTGGAACGATCCGCGCAAAATCAGGCGATATTGGCCAGCATGGACAAACGCTCTGACCTGCAACTGCGCCTACAACACACGGTCGAAGGGCTGTCCGTGGTCGCGATCAGCTATTACGCGGTGTCACTGGTGGGCTATATGCTCTACCCGCTGGCCGACCGTATCGGGGTCAGTAAGGGCACGCTCTCGGCAGGGGCCGTCCCGGTGGTGGTGGTGCTGGTCTGGGGGCTGTTGCGCCGCCTGCGCCACAAGATCAAATAG
- a CDS encoding heme-binding protein — MAVTLEQARTMIAETFKKGHELGLKPLSAVVLDAGGHVQAFEREDGAAPGRFGIAHGKAYGAVMLGMAGRAQMARAEQQAYFMAAVNGVYGGAVVPVPGGLLLRDEAGVVIGALGVTGDTSDNDVKAALAGIEAAGLKGEE, encoded by the coding sequence ATGGCAGTCACATTAGAGCAGGCGCGGACGATGATCGCCGAGACGTTCAAGAAGGGGCACGAACTGGGGCTGAAGCCCTTGTCGGCAGTGGTGCTTGATGCGGGCGGCCACGTGCAAGCCTTCGAGCGGGAAGACGGTGCCGCACCGGGGCGTTTCGGAATCGCCCACGGCAAAGCCTATGGCGCGGTGATGCTGGGGATGGCAGGGCGCGCGCAGATGGCGCGGGCCGAACAGCAGGCCTACTTTATGGCAGCAGTGAACGGTGTGTACGGCGGGGCGGTGGTGCCTGTGCCCGGCGGGTTGCTGCTTCGCGATGAGGCCGGCGTGGTGATTGGCGCGCTGGGCGTGACGGGGGATACTTCGGACAACGATGTCAAAGCAGCGCTGGCAGGGATCGAAGCGGCAGGGCTGAAAGGCGAGGAATAA
- a CDS encoding NAD(P)(+) transhydrogenase (Re/Si-specific) subunit beta: MDFGFTTAAYVVAAILFILSLGGLSGQESAKRAVWYGIVGMALAVAATLIGPGAGFWLLSLILIAGGGAIGYQLATKVQMTQMPELVAAMHSLVGLAAVFVGYNAHIELGNVLAMDDTARKATEGFAALLAKKDSVEIAILRVELFLGVFIGAITFTGSVIAYGKLAGRVDTSATKLPGGHILNASAAGLSLLCLVWYFNTGGFLPLFIMTLAALFIGYHLIMGIGGADMPVVVSMLNSYSGWAAAAIGFSLGNDLLIVVGALVGSSGAILSYIMCKAMNRSFVSVILGGFGGTSGPQMEVEGEQVAIDTDGVATMLNEADSVIIIPGYGMAVAQAQQAVSELVKKLRAKGKNVRFAIHPVAGRLPGHMNVLLAEAKVPYDIVMEMDEINDDFPSTDVAIVIGSNDIVNPAAQDDPNSPIAGMPVLECWKAKNVIVSKRGQGTGYSGIENPLFFKDNTRMLYGDAKASLDKLLPLID; this comes from the coding sequence ATGGATTTTGGTTTTACAACAGCGGCTTACGTAGTCGCCGCCATCCTCTTCATCCTCAGCCTTGGCGGGCTGTCGGGTCAGGAAAGCGCCAAGCGCGCGGTATGGTACGGGATCGTGGGCATGGCTTTGGCCGTGGCTGCGACATTGATCGGGCCGGGGGCCGGCTTCTGGCTGCTGTCGCTGATCCTGATCGCGGGTGGCGGTGCCATCGGCTATCAACTGGCGACAAAAGTGCAGATGACGCAGATGCCCGAACTGGTTGCCGCGATGCACAGCCTTGTGGGTCTGGCGGCGGTCTTTGTCGGCTATAACGCGCATATCGAACTGGGCAACGTGCTGGCGATGGATGACACCGCCCGCAAGGCGACCGAAGGGTTCGCAGCGCTGCTGGCCAAGAAAGACAGCGTCGAGATCGCGATCCTGCGGGTCGAACTGTTCCTTGGTGTGTTCATCGGTGCCATCACCTTTACTGGGTCGGTCATCGCTTATGGCAAGCTGGCGGGGCGCGTGGATACGTCGGCGACAAAACTGCCCGGCGGTCACATCCTGAACGCGTCGGCTGCTGGCTTGTCGCTGCTGTGTCTGGTCTGGTACTTCAACACTGGTGGTTTCCTGCCGCTGTTCATCATGACCCTGGCGGCGCTGTTCATCGGCTACCACCTGATCATGGGTATCGGCGGCGCGGATATGCCCGTGGTTGTGTCGATGCTGAACAGCTACTCTGGCTGGGCTGCGGCGGCGATTGGTTTCAGCCTTGGCAACGATCTTCTGATCGTCGTGGGGGCGCTGGTCGGCTCGTCCGGTGCGATCCTGTCCTACATCATGTGTAAAGCGATGAACCGGTCGTTCGTCAGCGTGATCCTCGGCGGCTTCGGCGGGACATCCGGTCCGCAGATGGAGGTCGAAGGCGAACAGGTTGCAATCGACACTGACGGTGTCGCCACCATGTTGAACGAGGCCGACAGCGTCATCATCATCCCCGGTTACGGGATGGCGGTCGCTCAGGCGCAGCAAGCGGTAAGCGAGCTGGTCAAGAAGCTGCGGGCAAAAGGCAAGAACGTGCGTTTCGCCATTCACCCCGTTGCGGGGCGTCTGCCGGGTCACATGAATGTGCTGCTGGCCGAGGCCAAAGTGCCCTATGACATCGTGATGGAAATGGACGAGATCAACGATGATTTCCCGTCGACCGACGTGGCGATCGTGATCGGGTCCAATGACATCGTGAACCCTGCCGCACAGGACGACCCCAACAGCCCCATCGCCGGTATGCCGGTTCTGGAATGCTGGAAGGCCAAGAACGTCATCGTGTCCAAACGCGGGCAGGGGACAGGCTATTCCGGCATCGAGAATCCGCTGTTCTTCAAGGACAACACGCGGATGCTTTACGGCGACGCCAAGGCGAGCCTCGACAAGCTGCTGCCGCTGATCGACTGA